The genomic region GCGATTGTACGCGGTGTTCGGGCATCATCCCCATGCGGGGATCATGGCGAATGTCGTCTTCGGTGTGGCCTGTGTCTATCTGACCTGGCGGATTGTGCGCAGAGGATGGGGCGAATTCCCCGCGCGCTGGGCGGCAGCGATTGTGGCGATCATCCCCGGCGAGTTGCTCTTCGCCAATATCCTCGGCTCCGAGAGGTTGTTCACCTTTCTGCTGTTGATGGCGCTGCTGTTACTTCTGCCCCGTGCCGAGGGCGGTTGGCGACCATGGGCGTCCGCCTTGGTCGGAGGCGTTCTTCTGGGTGTGGCCACGCTGACGCGTACGTTGTCGTTTCTGCTCCCGCTCGTATTCCTGCCGGCCTATGCGGCACGGGGCGGGCTGTCGCTGCGCACCGCGTCACGCTGGCTGGTCTGTGTTGCAGGTCTTCTGATCGTGACGGTGCCGTGGATGATGCGCAATGAGTCCCGCCTCGGACGGGCGACGCTCTGCACCAACGTCGGCGTCAATCTGCACATCGGCAACAACCCGAACGCCGGGGTCGGGTACAACGAGCCGGATCACCGGGTGCTCTTCCTGAAGTCGGCGCAGGATGAGGCGCACGACGACAGTGTCGGCATGGCGCGGGGACTGGAATACATCCGCCGGCATCCGGTTGCATTCCTCGTTCGCGGCACGCTCAAGTCGGCGTTCTTCATGCTGTGCGACACCGATGGCATTTTCTTTGAACTGGGTGATGCCGCCACGGCGCACGAATTCAATCGCTACTGCTGGCTGGCGCTGGCGACGCAGGCGTTCTGGATGATCTTTCTGCTGGCGTGTGGGTACGGCGTCATCGTGTACCTGCGCTCATCGCCGTGGCAGAATCCCACTGGCCTCTTGCTCTTGGGCGTGGTCCTCTACTGGATCGCGGTCCATTTCGTTTTCTACGGCGCCGGACGCTACCACATGCCGATCGTGCCGGTCATGGCGGCGTTCGCCGGGCTGGCGGTGATGAAGAGTACGAATGACTCACGCAATCGGAGCGTCGTCTAATGCCTCCGGCCAGCAGGAACCTATCGCCGGATACCAACAGAACGCAACTTGTGCCTGACCAACTCCCTTGTAAGCGGGTCGTCATAGCGTACCACGACAAACATCGTGCCGTGCTTGGGTATTTCCTCGGCACGCCGTTGATCGTATCGTTGCCGTTGTAGCCTCCGTCCAGGTCTGCGATCCATGAAATCGCATTGTTTGTAGTGCTGTTTCCCCATGTACTCAAGCACCAGGTTGAATTCAGGGAAATAGGCATCCACAGGAAGTGGGACTCCTTTCGGACGTTTGGGTGTCGGGTCACCCCGTAGGAAGTCGAACCCCCGATAGTTCCGATGCACCGTTGTCGTGCCGAGGATCTCTACGAAGAGTTCAACAACGGCGGTCTCTGCTTTGCGGTCGATTCTCATCATGTGAAGTATAAGCCGATCAGTGCGCCCCGCGCTGGGCCGGTGGGCACCTGCCCGGGGGGTTCTTTACAATGGGCTCCAGCTTCGGTATACACGGAGAGATCCGGGCCGATTACGCGCCAAGGGGTCGTGCGGGCCCGATTCACATTCGACATACATTCCGTGAGAGATGCCCAAGGGAGCGACCCTGGCGTCTTCACGAAAGGACCCTACTGCGCCGTGATGTCGATGTTCCCGTACGGCGTGGGGAAGTAGAGCGTCGTGATGTGTGCCTTTTGCACCTGGCAGGTGCCGGTGCCGCTCAGGTCGCCCAGAAAATAGACCTTGGTCTGGCCCGGGCCGACCGGGAGGACGCGGCTGACGGTGAAATTCTGGGTGTGATGGCCGGATACCTCGGCCGACAACACCGTGAATTTGGCGGTGTGGTTGTCCTCGTGTGAGACCCGCGATCCCGACAGGGACACGGTCGCGATGCAATCACCGGCGCCCTGGGTATGAAGTCGATAGAACCAGCCGTTGGCGATGATGAAGATGTATCCGCCCCTGGGGACGGTGATGATCGCCGAATCCATCACGGCCATGGTCGAGGAGAGCGTCTTCAAATCCGTGAAGGTGTAGGCAATGCCCGGCTCGTCGGCGAGGCGGTTGGCACCGACCGATTCCATCTCGATCTCGGTGGAATCGATGGCCCCCTGCGGCAGACGTCCCTCCGGCAAGGTGCCGATGACGAGTTCCGAAGCGTCGACGGTCTTGCTGTGGTGGGCGCTGGAGTTGGCCGTGTGGGTGGCAATTTGGGCGTCGATCTCGTTGGATTCTTCGAGATCGAGCACCGTGGCGCCGGTGAGGAGATCGGCATCATGCGCCCGCCGGGCATAGGGGACCACCGTCAGACGCGAGCGTGGCAGCACCGGGTCGGAGCCGTTCGGTTGAACCTCCAAGTACAGACTGTCGCGATAATACACGTACGGCGGAATCGTGTCGACATCGCCGAGCAGGACCGAAAACACGCCGGCGGTCGTGGCGATGCTCTGAGTCTCGGTCCACAGGGCGGTGCCGCCGGTCGGAATGTCAAAGAGGCGAAAGGTCACCGTGTAGTTGGCATCCGGCACCGGTACTCCGGCGGTGTCATCGAGTCGGCCCTGAAAGTTCATCAGGCGCGGGAACTCCGCCGCCACCGCCGTGCTCAGCGACGCGATGACCACCACGACACAGAGACCGCAAACGGCCCTTATGCTCTTCATTTTGTCTCCCCAGACGGCAGGTAATCCCGCAGTCGAACTCTCACTATAAATCAACATCGCCTTATCAAATCTGTCAAGCCGTTGTCTTTGTGGCGGTCAGACGCGGTCACTCGGGACTCCGTGCACCGCCGACGCGGCCCCGCGGACAATGGCACTCCATCCTCGCACCCGTGGGACGCTGGGATCAGGCCGGATTGCCCGACCCGTTATGTCAGGGGCGAAGATGGTAACCTCTTGACAGTTATCGGCAGATGGCCTACGATGGCGCACCAGAGCCGGCAAGCCACAACGCCAGTGTCCGTGCATCGCCTGATGGGGGAACCGGCCGAACAGGGAGGAGCTCTGACCAAGGATCCGGCCTTCGACTGGACCCAATTCCGGTTGGGCATCTACGTCCGCGCCCGGCCTGAGGATGTGTACACCATATGGACCACATCCCAGGGCCTGTGCCGCTGGTTTCTGCGGTCGGCGGCCTTTGCGGCATCGTCTGGACGTCCCAGTTCCCGTCGGGAGGCGGCGAAGGTGCCGCCCTTCGAGACCCTGGCCGCACGCCCCGACGCCGAGATGTGCCAGACCGGAGACCGCTACCGATGGGAGTGGTTCTATAACGACGGCGTCGCCGGCGAAGACTGGGTCCTCGACGTCCGTCCCCCGACCAAGCTGTCGTTCGGCTTCGGTGCCGGGATGTTGGTGGAGGTCCTTCTCCGCAAGCAAGGCGTCTGGTGTGAAGTCAACCTGCGGCAGTATGACATCCCCAACACGCCCCGGGCGCATCGGGACATGCACATGGGTTGTCGCGCGGGATGGGTGTTCTTCCTGACCAACTTGAAGTCGGTCGTCGAGGGCGGGCACGACCTGCGCGAAACCGAGCGTGCCAAGACCCGCCAGTTGCATCTGGTGAACATCTGATGGCGGGGCGTCTGAGTCCGCCGGGACAGCCCGCGGCACAGTCCAAAGAAGGATCGAGTCATTCACCGTTCGGCATCCGGCAGCGTCGCCGGTCCAAAACCCGCTGACGTGTGATTCGTCCGTCAGCAGACAGAAGGGAGATCGCTTTGAAGACAATGCTCGCAGTCGCCATCTTCTCAGGTTTGGTCGTGATCGCCGGGTGCGCCAAGAAGGAAGCGGCGCCACCCGCAGAGAGTCAGACCCCGGCGACACAGCCACCTGCCGAGCCGGCACAGGCCATGGCCCCGGGGATTCCCCAAGTCAGCGGCGACACGGTCACGACACCCTCCGGCCTGAAGTACATCGAGATGACAGTGGGTACGGGAGCGACCCCCCAGACGGGACAAATGGTCCTGGCGCACTACACCGGGTGGCTGACCGATGGGACCAAATTCGACTCGTCGCGCGACCGGGGACAGCCCTTCCCATTCCCGCTCGGCCAGGGTCGGGTGATCAAGGGTTGGGATGAAGGTCTGGCCACGATGAAGGTCGGCGGCCGTCGCCTGTTGATCATCCCTCCCGACTTGGGGTATGGTGCCCGCGGCGCCGGCGGCGTCATTCCGCCGGGGGCGACACTGGTTTTCGACGTCGAGTTGGTCGGGATCCAAGACGCAGCCGTCGGCGGCTGATCGCTGTCGCGGCAGTTTCCATCGGTGCCAACGGGGACGGCTGTTTTGCGGTCGCCTCGACGGCGGGTAGTGTGGCTGGGAGGACACATGACCGAGCCGATCATCGCCCAGAAGGGCCCCTATGTGATCGAGGAGACGGCACGGCGGGTCTCTTGGTGTCAATGCGGCCGGTCGGCCAATCAACCGTACTGCGACGGCTCTCATAAGGTCACTGATATCCGGCCGATCGTGGTGGAGTTGACCGAGAACAAGCGGATTGCCTGGTGCGGCTGCAAGCATTCCGGGAACAAGCCGTACTGCGACGGCACTCATAAGCGGCTGTAGTCCGTCAAGATCACCCTCGCCATCCCGGTCGGGCGCGAAGTGGCCTCGTGCCACGGGTCTTCAGACCCGTGCGGACGGTGAGCCAATTCCCCACGGGTCTGAAGACCCGTGGCACAGGGTCAGTATGAAGACCCTTGAGAGAGGCGCTTGAGAGCAGTTCGTGCTACCTGCACGCGAGCTTGCCATTGGGAGTATATGCGGCCTTCGCTTTGGACGTACGGGCCGTCTGCCGTGTATATTCACAAGGCGGCAAACAGGAGAATCCGATGATGGCGCAGCGAACGGGATTGCCTGTATGTGGTGGGACGCGGTGGGGGGTTGCCGTGCTGGCGGCAGCTCTCGCGGTTGGATGTGGCGGAGACAAGGGCAATGGTCCAACATCCATGAGCGCGGTCCGCGGCACGGTTTACCTGCCGTATGAGTTGTCAGCGGCCATGACACCGGCATCCGGGGTTCATGTGCGCCTGCGCGGCGGGGACTTCGACAGCTCGGTCGTCACCGGCACGACAGGTTCATTCTTTTTCCGCGATGTCCCGGTTCGAAGCGGCTACAAGTTGACGTTTGCGGCCAGTCTGTGCCTGTCGGTCCCGGAGCAGACCGTCGAGGTTCTCAAGAACGACACGGCGCGGGTTGATGTCACACTGGCCCAGAACTCAGGCAACTGCTACGGCCTCCCCTTTTCGGGCGCGGCGCGCGTCGAGATCGATCCGGTGGGCGGGCGCACCATTCTGCTGTACGACTCCGCCTACCTCTCGGCTGGCCGCTCACACCCGGCGATTGTGGTCCTCAACCTGGCCACCGGTCAGGGGAGCACGCATGAATTCTCCGACTTGGAGGACGTCTGCGATCTGGCCCTGATTTCCGCCGATGAGGTCGCCATCTATGGCCGGTCCGTGTCAGCATTTGGAGTCCGGTTCTTCAATATCGCCACGATGGCGGCATCCCGAGCCGACGTGGTCTTCGAGACCGACATGTCGTTTTTAGGCGGCCGCTTGGCCCTTGATGACACCCGCGAGTGGTTGTTTGCCACGGTCGGGAGGCAGACTTTGAGTTTTCCCGATCCGGTAGGGAAGGTTTACGCCGTCTCGTTGAGGAGCGGGCTCGTGGTCGATGCGGACAATGACCCGGCAGATGGAAACAACGCCTTCGACGACGACCTCGTCGCCGGCGCGCTGGGCTGGGCCTACAACATCGCCTACGACCCGCTGGCCGGTGAGATTCTGGTCGGAAACCTCTCGGTTCCCTTCCCGGAGGGGCCATTCCTGACGGCGATCAGTCTGGCGAAGTGGGGGGCATTTGACCGGGACAGCGACTTGGTGGCGCCGACCGCCGGGGTCCGCAAGGTCAACATGGATCCGGGTGAGGGATTCACGGGCTTCGCTGTCGACTACTGGGATTTCGCGCAGGGTATCGGAGTCGCGGGACGGTCCCAATCCGCCTTCCTCATGGTCACCTACGAGACAGGCGGCACGTCCTATGCCTCAAAGCTGAGGGACAACAAGGTGCATCCCGCAACACGAGATCTGGATCACGTCCTCAAGGTTGTTCCCGAGCGGCAGACATGGTTCATGCTGTTGGATGATCCCTCCCGACCGGATGAGGTGAGGAGTGCCATTGAGGAACGGGAACTGTCGACTCTGCAGCGGCACAACCGATACGAAACGCAACTTGTCGTCGATTTCTTCTTGGTTCCTCGTGGATTCGCCGTCGACGCGCAGGCCGAACGACTATACGTCGCCTACCGCAACGAGCCGGTCCTGGAGGTCTTCGATCTTTGCCGGGGCGAAGACTGCAATCCGGCGATGTGAGATGCAACGTCTCTACAAGGGACGTGAGCGATAGGTAACCAGATCGGCATCGAGGATTTCGTCGGGCTCGACCAGACGATAGTGCTTCTCGGAGACCACCTTCACCTCGCCGCGGTCAGTCTCGAACTCGAACAGGGCAATCAGGTCCTTCTTGATGAACTGGGCGCCGATGGGACGACAGATCAGGTTGGGGAATTTCGACTCACATACAGCCAGATCCTGCTCGACCTGGACGACGCTCAGTTTGTCGCGCCCACCCTTGGCCTGAACCGGCAGCACAAAGTGGGCACCCCTCTTGTCCACTCCGATGTAGACCTCGTCAATCTCCACCTGCCCGACACCAGCGACCGCGGTCCTCAGGTGGTTCTGCAGAGAGTAGCATGCAACGCCCGTGAATATGTCGATGAGCCGGTTGTAACGGAGTTTTGCTAGAAGAGCCTGCTCGTCGCCCAAGCTATAGATAGCGATGACGCCCGGCGTTGCGTCGGGCACTTTGGTCTCGGCCATCTGCTCGGAAGGGATGATCGCTGCCCCTCGCGTAGCAACGAAGCGATACTGTCCGCGGCCCTCTAATCTTATAGTCCATTCCAGTCCTGCAGGGGCGGTGTCTCGTATTGCCTCCGGCAAAGGACTTCTGAACCTGAACGAGTAAAGGATGTCACCCGGGTTTTTGGGAACCTCAATTCGGCACTTGCGCGCGGCACGGATTAGGTCGTCGCGCGTAAACGGGATTTCTGTCGCACCCTTCTCGTGGCGAGACAGGAAGACTAGCTCCACGATCTTCTCGTAGCGGTTGACCTTCGGTGTTCTCGGTGTCATCGGTCTATTGCCTGCCTTCCCGCAATGCCAGTGATCTCACCGGTGGTAGGGGGCGCCTCCGTTTCCGCTCACCAGGCCACTTCAGCAAGAGAACCTCCTCACGGAGCATCTCGCCGGTGGCCGTCGCGAACCGGCTGCGGAAAAGGTCTAGGTGCAGTACCTCGTACCCGAGTGAGTCAGCGATGTCCGCCAGAAGCTGGCCGGTGCGGATCATGACCCGAAGGTAAGAGGCCTGGTCGCCAACGACGTAAGCCAACTGAGCGCCCGGACGAACAAGTCGGCGCAGGCCCTGCAGATGGCGTCTCATCCCCCCGAAATAGAGCTTTGCGACTCTCGGGTACAGTCGCTCAAACCCCGACGTCTTTCCTAGCTCGACTCGCCGAGACTCGATCTGATCGGCAAGTCGTTGAATTTCCTCGTGTTCCGCAACTTCCTCATCGTCTTTGTCGGCCTTGAACACGTTCCGGGTGTTGGAACGGACCAGAGTCTGCTTCAATGTCCTAAGGTCGGATTTGGAGCGTAAGAAGCCAAGAAACACGGATTCAAGCCGCGTCGTGCGAGTGTAGTCTTTCTCATTCGGATAGGGCGGAGAGGTGATCACAGCATCGAATCGGGCGGGTTCCAGAAGCCGGCCCAGTTCTCGCGCATCGGCCCGCAGGACCCGCGCCTGAGCGGAGGACGTATCACGGATTCCGCGCAGGTCGTCCGCCATGAGCTTCACACAGTCAAGCCATGGTTGAATCACCGGCGCATCGTCCTTTGGCTTACCCACGCCCACCTCCGGACCGAACCGGAGATTACTTGCTGAGAAAACCAGCACTCTTGCTAGGGCGAGAAGTTCGTGGTTGCGGCAGGCTCTTTCCGGGCGACGATTCAAGCATGTGAGCAAACGTAGGGCTTTGTGCGCGGGCACCGGGCTTATGGAGTTCGCAAGCAGGAGCTCGTGGGCTTCCGCAGGGAGAGTCAGGAGTCGGAGAACCTGTGGGCGTCGATCGAATAGGGGTTCTGCCACATCCGAAACGC from Candidatus Zixiibacteriota bacterium harbors:
- a CDS encoding glycosyltransferase family 39 protein — its product is MTPWSRLRSIVGAILVLVAASGVFAFDFWQEALAGLSPDGVIMEYSWLVLRIMMIALAAPGLVLLFPRLSKRLLIRLHHNLRRLPTTAFLTYTLGIAFVLRLLAVLVLPLRLISDFATYDELARQWLIHGEYTDGTHATAYFPPGWPFLLSRLYAVFGHHPHAGIMANVVFGVACVYLTWRIVRRGWGEFPARWAAAIVAIIPGELLFANILGSERLFTFLLLMALLLLLPRAEGGWRPWASALVGGVLLGVATLTRTLSFLLPLVFLPAYAARGGLSLRTASRWLVCVAGLLIVTVPWMMRNESRLGRATLCTNVGVNLHIGNNPNAGVGYNEPDHRVLFLKSAQDEAHDDSVGMARGLEYIRRHPVAFLVRGTLKSAFFMLCDTDGIFFELGDAATAHEFNRYCWLALATQAFWMIFLLACGYGVIVYLRSSPWQNPTGLLLLGVVLYWIAVHFVFYGAGRYHMPIVPVMAAFAGLAVMKSTNDSRNRSVV
- a CDS encoding SRPBCC domain-containing protein, with protein sequence MAHQSRQATTPVSVHRLMGEPAEQGGALTKDPAFDWTQFRLGIYVRARPEDVYTIWTTSQGLCRWFLRSAAFAASSGRPSSRREAAKVPPFETLAARPDAEMCQTGDRYRWEWFYNDGVAGEDWVLDVRPPTKLSFGFGAGMLVEVLLRKQGVWCEVNLRQYDIPNTPRAHRDMHMGCRAGWVFFLTNLKSVVEGGHDLRETERAKTRQLHLVNI
- a CDS encoding FKBP-type peptidyl-prolyl cis-trans isomerase, which gives rise to MLAVAIFSGLVVIAGCAKKEAAPPAESQTPATQPPAEPAQAMAPGIPQVSGDTVTTPSGLKYIEMTVGTGATPQTGQMVLAHYTGWLTDGTKFDSSRDRGQPFPFPLGQGRVIKGWDEGLATMKVGGRRLLIIPPDLGYGARGAGGVIPPGATLVFDVELVGIQDAAVGG
- a CDS encoding CDGSH iron-sulfur domain-containing protein, with protein sequence MTEPIIAQKGPYVIEETARRVSWCQCGRSANQPYCDGSHKVTDIRPIVVELTENKRIAWCGCKHSGNKPYCDGTHKRL
- a CDS encoding carboxypeptidase-like regulatory domain-containing protein, with product MSAVRGTVYLPYELSAAMTPASGVHVRLRGGDFDSSVVTGTTGSFFFRDVPVRSGYKLTFAASLCLSVPEQTVEVLKNDTARVDVTLAQNSGNCYGLPFSGAARVEIDPVGGRTILLYDSAYLSAGRSHPAIVVLNLATGQGSTHEFSDLEDVCDLALISADEVAIYGRSVSAFGVRFFNIATMAASRADVVFETDMSFLGGRLALDDTREWLFATVGRQTLSFPDPVGKVYAVSLRSGLVVDADNDPADGNNAFDDDLVAGALGWAYNIAYDPLAGEILVGNLSVPFPEGPFLTAISLAKWGAFDRDSDLVAPTAGVRKVNMDPGEGFTGFAVDYWDFAQGIGVAGRSQSAFLMVTYETGGTSYASKLRDNKVHPATRDLDHVLKVVPERQTWFMLLDDPSRPDEVRSAIEERELSTLQRHNRYETQLVVDFFLVPRGFAVDAQAERLYVAYRNEPVLEVFDLCRGEDCNPAM